One Gordonia sp. SID5947 genomic region harbors:
- a CDS encoding MOSC domain-containing protein: MSSTTAHVTQLWRHPVKSMAGEQLETATLGRRGVLGDRLWALHDMERDTTISARRLPGVLRFAARYVAPPGPGAGPGHTPAVIVTAPDGTEHHSDDPGIHAALSSRLDRDVRLVPLPADPRAHRLPWRERLGTLTPGALARDLGIARDEKMPKISDMNARALATLTRNATPPGSFVDLCPVHLISEASTATIAEAVGEDSVDPRRFRPNIVVAGTAAGLPEAEWTSATVDLGSARLHVVMKTVRCVVPSREHLDLPLDKRLTRAVAATSDRYLGVYADVVHDGEIRVGDTLTVTPPQPPSRLRRLAGTGRTLALDSANRAVELLRRP, translated from the coding sequence ATGAGCAGCACGACCGCACACGTCACCCAGTTGTGGCGTCACCCGGTGAAGTCCATGGCCGGAGAGCAACTCGAGACCGCCACGCTCGGCCGCCGGGGCGTGTTGGGTGACCGGTTGTGGGCGCTGCACGACATGGAACGCGACACCACAATCTCGGCACGCCGCTTGCCCGGGGTCCTCCGTTTCGCCGCTCGCTACGTGGCTCCGCCCGGTCCCGGCGCCGGGCCGGGACACACGCCGGCGGTGATCGTGACGGCCCCCGACGGAACCGAGCACCACAGCGACGATCCCGGCATCCACGCGGCGCTGTCGTCGCGCCTCGACCGCGATGTGCGCCTGGTCCCGTTGCCCGCCGACCCACGCGCACACCGCCTTCCGTGGCGGGAGCGTCTCGGCACGCTCACGCCGGGCGCCCTGGCTCGCGATCTCGGCATCGCCCGCGACGAGAAGATGCCGAAGATCTCCGACATGAATGCGCGGGCGTTGGCAACCCTGACCCGGAACGCAACTCCGCCAGGCAGTTTCGTCGACTTGTGCCCGGTACACCTGATCAGCGAGGCGAGCACGGCCACCATCGCCGAAGCCGTCGGAGAAGACAGCGTGGACCCCCGCCGCTTCCGCCCCAACATCGTCGTCGCAGGGACCGCAGCAGGTCTTCCCGAGGCCGAATGGACCTCTGCCACCGTCGATCTCGGCAGCGCTCGGCTACACGTCGTGATGAAGACCGTGCGCTGCGTGGTCCCGAGTCGCGAGCACCTCGACCTCCCTCTCGACAAGCGTCTGACCCGCGCTGTCGCCGCGACGTCGGACCGCTATCTCGGCGTCTACGCCGACGTCGTGCACGACGGTGAGATCCGCGTCGGGGACACCCTCACCGTGACGCCCCCGCAGCCGCCCAGCCGATTACGGCGTCTGGCGGGCACCGGTCGCACGCTCGCCCTCGACAGCGCGAACCGTGCCGTCGAGCTGCTGCGCAGACCCTGA
- a CDS encoding phosphatase PAP2 family protein: MSTLRLRSAIISVLTPILLVTGVVASGTATAAPTVTRPAPFTPAQIVGPYASDLPPSGTYIPVLDGFAGLRRDRPDIIASNLQKVKRINNSATRAQQTDAIAINHDDRLVSLSEALGDRLGTAFRQLLAAGAVPKVDALAGGDTARGGLPLGTTLLEKEYYGNPRPFVVAPTSITKYDKPGGNLYAELANNGSYPSGHASMAYWKGALLAYWLPELGPQIIARAGEIGRSRIVLGVHYPLDVMGGRIMGTDIAAARLADPRFAQLVDQAGTQLRTQLERSIGMPLKDFIARDTPYLTTQQAVTEHRATMTYGFPVVSSGLRNAIPASAAALLRSRFPRLTDAQRLDILRRTAIKAGYPLDQAGPNGGWLRIDLAAAYAVAP, encoded by the coding sequence GTGTCGACTCTGCGGTTGCGCTCCGCGATCATCTCTGTCCTGACCCCGATTCTCCTCGTCACCGGAGTGGTCGCGAGTGGCACGGCCACCGCGGCGCCGACGGTGACGCGACCCGCCCCGTTCACGCCTGCCCAGATCGTCGGGCCGTACGCCTCCGACCTACCGCCGTCGGGCACCTACATCCCGGTTCTCGACGGCTTCGCAGGTCTGCGGCGGGATCGTCCGGACATCATCGCGTCGAACCTGCAGAAGGTGAAGCGGATCAACAACTCCGCGACCCGCGCGCAGCAGACCGACGCCATAGCGATCAACCACGACGACCGGCTGGTATCGCTCTCCGAGGCCCTCGGTGACCGACTGGGGACCGCCTTCCGCCAATTGCTCGCGGCGGGCGCGGTACCCAAGGTCGACGCGCTGGCCGGTGGCGACACCGCTCGGGGCGGTCTACCGCTCGGCACGACGCTCCTGGAGAAGGAGTACTACGGCAACCCGCGGCCGTTTGTGGTGGCGCCCACCTCGATCACGAAGTACGACAAGCCGGGCGGCAACCTCTACGCAGAGCTCGCGAACAACGGCTCATATCCGTCGGGGCACGCCAGTATGGCGTACTGGAAGGGTGCGCTGCTGGCGTACTGGTTGCCCGAACTCGGTCCGCAGATCATCGCGCGCGCCGGAGAGATCGGTCGGAGCCGGATCGTCCTCGGCGTGCACTATCCGCTCGACGTGATGGGCGGCCGGATCATGGGTACCGACATCGCGGCCGCCCGGCTGGCCGATCCGCGATTCGCCCAGCTCGTCGACCAGGCGGGTACGCAGCTGCGTACCCAACTCGAGCGGTCGATCGGCATGCCGCTCAAGGACTTCATCGCTCGCGACACGCCCTACCTGACCACTCAGCAGGCCGTCACCGAGCACCGCGCGACGATGACCTACGGATTCCCGGTCGTTTCGTCGGGCCTGAGAAATGCGATCCCGGCCTCGGCGGCTGCCCTCCTGCGGAGCCGGTTCCCGCGACTGACCGATGCACAGCGCCTGGACATCCTGCGCCGCACCGCGATCAAGGCCGGCTATCCGCTCGACCAGGCCGGCCCGAACGGCGGCTGGCTGCGCATCGACCTCGCCGCTGCGTACGCGGTGGCTCCCTGA
- a CDS encoding VTT domain-containing protein yields the protein MIDSALAQTTTNVALMPGFLDPVTLLGYFGAWAFWGLLLVILIESGVLFPVLPGDSLLFVAGMVVAAGGKEGIDQFASLWQLLVFVPIAAIIGGQIGYWIGRYVGTAMFKPDARFLKERYLTEAHEFFDKRGPITIFLARFVPIVRTIAPIVAGAARMRYSVFFIYNVVGAIVWGAGIVLLGYWLGRFEFVQNLIEPIFILIVVLSVLPMFIEWYRRRRNAPKTADSNVDAPST from the coding sequence GTGATCGACTCCGCGCTCGCCCAGACCACGACGAACGTCGCCCTCATGCCGGGATTCCTCGACCCGGTGACCCTTCTCGGCTATTTCGGAGCGTGGGCCTTCTGGGGCCTGCTGCTGGTGATCCTGATCGAGTCCGGCGTCCTCTTCCCGGTCCTCCCGGGCGACTCCCTGCTGTTCGTGGCCGGCATGGTCGTCGCGGCCGGCGGCAAAGAGGGCATCGACCAGTTCGCCTCCCTGTGGCAGCTGCTGGTCTTCGTTCCCATCGCCGCCATCATCGGCGGACAGATCGGTTACTGGATCGGGCGTTACGTCGGCACCGCCATGTTCAAACCGGACGCCCGCTTCCTCAAGGAGCGGTACCTCACCGAAGCCCACGAGTTCTTCGACAAGCGTGGACCGATCACGATCTTCCTGGCCCGGTTCGTGCCGATCGTGCGCACCATCGCGCCGATCGTGGCGGGTGCTGCCCGGATGCGGTATTCGGTCTTCTTCATCTACAACGTCGTCGGCGCCATCGTGTGGGGCGCGGGGATCGTGCTGCTCGGCTACTGGCTCGGCCGTTTCGAGTTCGTCCAGAACCTCATCGAGCCGATCTTCATCCTGATCGTCGTGCTGTCGGTGCTGCCGATGTTCATCGAGTGGTACCGCCGACGTCGCAATGCCCCCAAGACCGCCGATTCGAACGTCGACGCCCCCTCGACCTGA
- a CDS encoding DUF368 domain-containing protein: MSTNPTTTPAPVPSSTDLDEATGRPRRPHNVAADAIRGALIGVAETVPGVSGGTVALVAGIYGPLIASVKHLLDIPRRLVTRGDWRASARQVDWWLLLPVCLGMALTVFLIAGVMESFVTEQPVASKALFMGMIAMSVIVPFLEIEKGALTGRAARLRATGVFALTAAVAFTLTSLPRSEIVDPPLILTFGAAAIAVCALVLPGVSGSFFLLVVGIYAPTLAAVDTMDIQYLAVFALGALVGLMSFVRALEWLLKHHHTLAMVAAAGLLTGSLRALWPWQTGDGTPQGVGDDWPTALLLFAVGATVVGVVALVQRRLATADPSATAHSPVDVEHRDARYSGAP, encoded by the coding sequence ATGTCCACGAACCCGACGACCACGCCCGCCCCCGTTCCCTCGTCGACCGATCTCGACGAGGCGACCGGCCGTCCGCGCCGACCACACAATGTCGCGGCCGACGCGATCCGCGGCGCCCTCATCGGGGTGGCCGAGACCGTACCCGGCGTCTCGGGCGGCACGGTGGCCCTCGTGGCCGGTATCTACGGCCCCCTCATCGCATCGGTGAAACATCTCCTCGACATCCCGCGCCGGCTCGTCACCCGAGGCGACTGGCGTGCGAGTGCACGGCAGGTCGACTGGTGGCTGCTGTTACCGGTCTGCCTCGGGATGGCACTCACGGTCTTCTTGATCGCGGGTGTCATGGAGAGTTTCGTGACCGAACAGCCGGTCGCCTCCAAGGCCCTGTTCATGGGCATGATCGCGATGTCGGTGATCGTCCCGTTCCTCGAGATCGAGAAGGGGGCGCTCACCGGCCGGGCAGCCCGCCTGCGCGCCACGGGCGTCTTCGCCCTCACGGCCGCGGTGGCGTTCACCCTCACGTCGCTGCCCCGCTCCGAGATCGTCGATCCGCCACTCATCCTCACGTTCGGCGCGGCGGCCATCGCCGTCTGCGCGCTTGTGCTGCCCGGTGTGTCCGGCTCGTTCTTCCTGCTCGTCGTCGGGATCTACGCACCGACCCTGGCCGCCGTCGACACCATGGACATCCAGTACCTCGCGGTGTTCGCTCTCGGCGCCCTCGTCGGCCTGATGTCGTTCGTGCGGGCGCTCGAGTGGCTTCTGAAGCATCACCACACGCTGGCCATGGTCGCCGCGGCCGGCCTGCTGACCGGTTCGTTGCGCGCACTCTGGCCGTGGCAGACCGGCGACGGCACCCCACAGGGCGTCGGTGACGACTGGCCGACGGCGCTGCTCCTGTTCGCGGTGGGCGCGACCGTCGTCGGCGTGGTGGCGCTGGTGCAGCGTCGCCTCGCCACCGCTGACCCCTCGGCGACTGCCCACTCGCCGGTTGACGTCGAACATCGCGACGCCAGGTACTCTGGGGCCCCGTGA
- the fbaA gene encoding class II fructose-bisphosphate aldolase, whose translation MPIATPEQYAEMFDKAKKGGYAFPAINCTSSSTINAAIKGFADAGSDGIIQFSTGGAEFGSGLGVKDMVTGAVALAEFAHVVAAKYDVTIGLHTDHCPKDKLDTYVRPLLAISQERVDAGKNPLFQSHMWDGSAVPLDENLEIAKELLAKAAAAKIILEIEIGVVGGEEDGVENEINDKLFTTPEDFEKTLDALGAGDSGSRYLLAATFGNVHGVYKPGNVKLRPDVLNTGQEVAVKKLGLADGSKPFDFVFHGGSGSLKSEIEEALSYGVVKMNVDTDTQYAYTRPVAGHMFGNYDGVLKVDGDVGNKKVYDPRSWSKKAEASMSERVVEACNDLKSSGKSISA comes from the coding sequence ATGCCCATTGCAACCCCCGAGCAGTACGCCGAGATGTTCGACAAGGCCAAGAAGGGCGGGTACGCCTTCCCGGCCATCAACTGCACGTCGTCGTCGACGATCAACGCTGCCATCAAGGGATTCGCCGACGCGGGTAGCGACGGCATCATCCAGTTCTCGACCGGTGGTGCGGAGTTCGGCTCCGGACTCGGCGTCAAAGACATGGTGACCGGCGCCGTCGCGCTCGCCGAGTTCGCGCACGTGGTCGCGGCGAAGTACGACGTGACCATCGGCCTGCACACCGACCACTGCCCGAAGGACAAGCTGGACACCTACGTGCGTCCGCTGCTGGCCATCTCGCAGGAGCGCGTCGACGCGGGCAAGAATCCTCTGTTCCAGTCGCACATGTGGGACGGCAGCGCGGTCCCGCTCGATGAGAACCTCGAGATCGCCAAGGAGCTGCTCGCGAAGGCGGCTGCGGCCAAGATCATCCTGGAGATCGAGATCGGCGTGGTCGGCGGCGAAGAAGACGGCGTCGAGAACGAGATCAACGACAAGCTCTTCACCACGCCGGAGGATTTCGAGAAGACCCTCGATGCGCTCGGCGCAGGCGACTCCGGTAGCCGCTACCTGCTCGCCGCCACCTTCGGCAACGTCCACGGTGTGTACAAGCCGGGCAACGTGAAGCTCCGTCCGGACGTGCTCAACACCGGCCAGGAGGTCGCGGTCAAGAAGCTCGGCCTCGCCGATGGGTCCAAGCCGTTCGACTTCGTGTTCCACGGTGGCTCCGGGTCGCTGAAGAGCGAGATCGAAGAGGCCCTGAGCTACGGCGTCGTCAAGATGAACGTCGACACCGACACCCAGTACGCCTACACCCGTCCGGTCGCCGGCCACATGTTCGGCAACTACGACGGTGTACTCAAGGTCGACGGCGACGTCGGCAACAAGAAGGTCTATGACCCGCGCAGCTGGTCGAAGAAGGCCGAGGCGTCGATGTCCGAGCGCGTCGTCGAGGCCTGCAACGACCTCAAGTCGAGCGGTAAGTCCATCAGCGCCTGA
- a CDS encoding DUF4878 domain-containing protein, with translation MPPSRDDKDSLLGRARSAWRNRGRDHAAQTGRRGPDDSWVASTKDDDAAVTDATNNEGVTDTSADDPSGQDSSADDSSVQTGAVDESTSEDSAGDETTSTAGESESTDDEPTDDEPTDDTGASDAADSAPEEKKDEPDADVPSAQDAQPDDSVDDADATTTDDSDAEVAPGSEVTPDAEPEPEPEPEPEPEPSVSDDDSDAAPTTEDSTAPPAAARPKPKGGRGIDSATKVIRREDLPDITGLEDLENIDAVADPAAGDETDSEDANSDETEAETPKKKRSGIGPSDSATTVIQRGDLPDSTDLDDLDEIDALGGTDADGADDADSGEDTDTDTDSGTDGSTTALPADADTATDAGATPADSDDSKTHPVTKPAVAAAAAGAAGATTSAAQGWSTTAHKPTVYPGKDQAPKSTSTTENSGRRRWPLLIGAAVIIVIAVVGGVFAYMNMRPPAPADEAADVAKDFSTALYEGDLSTLRSTTCGERHEFYTTISDSDFQKIYDGQKNRNELVQVSDVKAVKVTGDGDQAVVEVSALHSSKPDAPQTVTINLQKSGDDWKVCTPQ, from the coding sequence ATGCCTCCATCACGGGACGACAAGGATTCATTGCTCGGCCGCGCCCGCTCCGCGTGGCGCAATCGCGGTAGAGACCACGCGGCACAGACCGGCCGCCGCGGCCCGGATGACTCCTGGGTCGCCAGTACGAAGGACGACGACGCAGCGGTGACGGACGCGACCAACAACGAGGGTGTGACGGACACGTCGGCAGACGACCCGTCGGGACAGGACTCGTCGGCAGACGACTCTTCGGTGCAGACCGGAGCGGTCGACGAGTCGACGTCCGAGGACTCCGCAGGCGACGAGACGACGAGCACGGCCGGCGAGTCCGAGTCCACCGATGACGAGCCGACCGACGACGAGCCCACCGACGACACCGGTGCGAGCGACGCAGCCGACTCCGCCCCGGAGGAGAAGAAGGACGAACCGGACGCGGACGTCCCGTCAGCCCAGGACGCGCAGCCCGACGATTCCGTGGACGATGCGGACGCGACGACCACCGACGATTCCGACGCCGAGGTGGCGCCCGGGTCCGAGGTCACTCCCGATGCCGAGCCCGAGCCCGAGCCCGAGCCCGAGCCCGAGCCCGAGCCGAGCGTGTCCGACGACGACTCGGACGCGGCTCCGACCACCGAGGACAGCACAGCACCCCCGGCGGCGGCGCGACCGAAGCCCAAGGGCGGCCGCGGGATCGACTCGGCCACCAAGGTGATCCGCCGTGAGGACCTGCCCGACATCACCGGGCTCGAGGACCTCGAGAACATCGACGCCGTGGCCGATCCCGCCGCCGGCGACGAGACCGACAGCGAGGACGCCAACAGCGACGAGACCGAGGCGGAGACGCCGAAGAAGAAGCGGTCCGGTATCGGTCCGAGCGACTCGGCGACGACGGTGATCCAGCGCGGCGATCTCCCCGACTCCACGGATCTCGACGACCTCGACGAGATCGACGCGCTCGGCGGCACCGACGCAGACGGCGCCGACGACGCGGACTCGGGCGAAGACACAGACACCGACACCGATTCAGGCACAGACGGTTCCACCACGGCGCTCCCCGCCGACGCCGACACGGCGACCGACGCCGGTGCGACGCCTGCCGATTCCGACGATTCGAAGACCCACCCGGTCACCAAGCCGGCGGTCGCAGCGGCGGCCGCGGGCGCTGCGGGTGCCACCACGTCGGCCGCGCAGGGATGGTCCACCACCGCCCACAAGCCGACTGTCTACCCGGGCAAGGACCAGGCGCCGAAGTCGACGTCCACCACCGAGAACTCGGGCCGCCGCCGCTGGCCGCTGCTCATCGGTGCCGCCGTGATCATCGTGATCGCCGTGGTCGGCGGCGTGTTCGCGTACATGAACATGCGGCCGCCCGCTCCGGCCGACGAGGCCGCCGACGTCGCGAAGGATTTCTCCACCGCCCTGTACGAGGGGGATCTGAGCACGCTGCGGTCGACCACCTGCGGGGAACGCCACGAGTTCTACACGACGATCAGCGATTCCGATTTCCAGAAGATCTATGACGGTCAGAAGAACCGGAACGAACTCGTCCAGGTCAGTGACGTCAAAGCTGTCAAGGTCACCGGCGACGGTGATCAGGCCGTGGTCGAGGTCTCGGCGCTGCACAGCAGCAAACCGGACGCACCGCAGACCGTGACCATCAACTTGCAGAAGTCCGGCGACGATTGGAAGGTGTGCACGCCTCAGTGA
- a CDS encoding DUF3151 domain-containing protein → MTSFGDLLGPQPVLLTGDDEAESDLLNGADPADTAAAHPTASIAWAYLADAALAAAEAGAGTPKVIEAYAYARTGYHRGLDQLRRHGWKGFGPVPWSHEPNQGFLRCVGALARAAKSVGEEDEYLRCLDLLNDSDPTAVQQLGLA, encoded by the coding sequence GTGACTTCCTTCGGAGATCTGCTCGGACCGCAGCCGGTCCTGCTCACAGGCGACGACGAGGCCGAATCCGACCTGCTCAACGGAGCAGACCCGGCCGACACCGCGGCCGCTCACCCGACTGCTTCGATCGCATGGGCATATCTCGCCGATGCGGCTCTGGCAGCCGCGGAAGCCGGCGCCGGTACGCCCAAGGTGATCGAGGCCTACGCATATGCACGAACCGGCTACCACCGGGGTCTGGATCAGCTGCGCAGGCACGGCTGGAAGGGCTTCGGCCCGGTGCCGTGGAGCCACGAACCCAATCAGGGCTTCTTACGGTGTGTGGGCGCACTCGCCCGCGCCGCGAAGTCGGTCGGTGAAGAAGACGAATACCTGCGTTGTCTCGATCTCCTCAACGACAGTGACCCCACGGCAGTGCAGCAGCTCGGACTGGCTTGA
- a CDS encoding cation diffusion facilitator family transporter — protein sequence MGHSHSHAHVETTGSVSNRRIWPMAAAVAIIGGYFVVELVVGLLVDSLALIADAGHMLTDVVALIMGLVALLLAKHGSTTDDRSFGWHRAEVFTAVANAVLLIGVAAFVLYEAVRRIGTDPQVPGLTLIVVALIGLGVNLAVMFLLRADATTSIAVRGAYLEVLADAVGSVGVLIAGVVALTTGWGYADVVVAVLIALWVVPRAVRLALDAMRILNQQAPVHIDVDELRRELAAIPAVDDVHDLHVWTLTTGMDVATVHLGSNESNREVLTAAQAVLTRHGLEHATVQVDPHDVRERCHDELRW from the coding sequence ATGGGGCACTCACACTCACACGCGCACGTCGAGACGACCGGATCCGTGTCGAATCGCCGGATCTGGCCGATGGCTGCGGCCGTCGCGATCATCGGTGGGTATTTCGTCGTCGAGCTCGTGGTGGGCCTGCTGGTCGACTCGCTGGCCCTGATCGCCGACGCCGGGCACATGCTGACCGATGTCGTCGCGCTGATCATGGGTCTGGTCGCGCTGCTGCTGGCCAAGCACGGGTCCACCACCGACGACCGGAGTTTCGGGTGGCATCGCGCCGAGGTGTTCACCGCGGTCGCGAACGCGGTTCTGCTGATCGGGGTCGCGGCGTTCGTCCTGTACGAGGCGGTCCGCCGTATCGGCACAGATCCGCAGGTGCCCGGGCTGACGCTGATCGTCGTCGCACTGATCGGGCTCGGGGTGAATCTCGCGGTCATGTTCCTGCTGCGGGCCGACGCAACCACATCCATCGCGGTCCGTGGCGCCTACCTCGAGGTTCTCGCCGACGCCGTCGGCAGTGTGGGCGTGCTGATCGCCGGTGTCGTCGCACTCACCACCGGGTGGGGCTATGCCGACGTGGTGGTCGCCGTCCTCATCGCGCTGTGGGTGGTGCCGCGGGCGGTCCGGCTGGCTCTCGACGCCATGCGCATCCTGAACCAGCAGGCGCCCGTGCACATCGACGTCGACGAACTGCGCCGGGAACTCGCTGCGATCCCCGCCGTCGACGACGTGCACGACCTGCACGTGTGGACGCTCACCACGGGTATGGACGTCGCCACGGTCCACCTGGGCAGCAATGAATCTAACCGCGAGGTGCTGACAGCGGCGCAGGCGGTGCTCACCCGGCACGGTCTCGAACACGCCACTGTCCAGGTCGATCCGCACGATGTGCGGGAACGCTGCCACGACGAACTGCGGTGGTGA
- a CDS encoding MarR family winged helix-turn-helix transcriptional regulator, giving the protein MTDQLVPEPISRHDSCVFLRVGQEIFRITERRLAHLGIRTRHFTVLAVLDHGGSQSQQALSAATRIDTSTMVAAIDELSTLKLVTRAKDQTDRRRSVIAITEAGAATLARANEVMGTVGDDVFADISPADRAQLTTILATLNAGLFDV; this is encoded by the coding sequence ATGACGGATCAACTGGTGCCCGAGCCGATCTCCCGGCACGACAGCTGCGTCTTCCTGCGCGTGGGCCAGGAGATCTTCCGGATCACCGAACGCCGCCTCGCCCACCTCGGCATCAGGACGCGACACTTCACCGTTCTCGCCGTCCTCGATCATGGCGGTTCGCAATCGCAGCAGGCGCTGTCGGCGGCGACCCGGATAGATACCAGCACGATGGTGGCCGCGATCGATGAACTGAGCACCCTGAAACTGGTGACGCGGGCGAAGGACCAGACCGACCGCCGGCGGTCGGTCATCGCCATCACCGAGGCCGGTGCCGCCACTCTCGCGCGGGCGAACGAGGTGATGGGCACCGTCGGCGACGACGTCTTCGCCGACATCTCCCCGGCCGATCGAGCACAGCTGACGACGATCCTGGCGACCCTGAACGCCGGATTATTCGACGTCTGA
- a CDS encoding DUF3089 domain-containing protein: MTGCRWWLRGSVSVLVTLVIAGLCALVPSGAHGAPDPASQTRWLCSPSMSDDPCDLPLDTTDLRTGRTVTPSVPAESRKPVDCFYVYPTVSNEVSLNARKDATPEVRSIAEFQAARFRSQCRVFAPVYRQIPLVSVVGQMAGAHLADLAYRDVLGAWRDYLAHDNHGRGVILIGHSQGSLMLRKLMRENIDNDPSVRKLLVGAFLMGGNVTTTKGQTTGADFRTIPTCSRRGQSGCVVAYSTTMTRPPAGLSLFGNSDLDALSIGWGLPHGPRDEVACTDPAILSGDRSPVGITVPSKPYAFGFISVLLDYTAFPQGLPRSRSTWTTSRERTAGRCVNANGHRLYQFGVIDRGGQLVNEPPLFNGHLVDINLGYDRLVSIAAQQAANWSARH; this comes from the coding sequence ATGACCGGGTGTCGCTGGTGGTTACGTGGATCGGTATCGGTGCTGGTGACGCTGGTCATCGCCGGTCTGTGCGCCTTGGTGCCATCAGGGGCGCACGGTGCGCCCGATCCGGCCTCGCAGACACGCTGGTTGTGTTCGCCGTCGATGAGTGACGACCCGTGCGATCTCCCCCTCGACACCACGGACCTCCGCACCGGGCGCACAGTCACTCCGTCTGTTCCTGCCGAGAGTCGAAAGCCCGTCGACTGCTTCTACGTCTATCCGACGGTGAGCAACGAGGTGTCTCTCAACGCCCGGAAGGATGCCACGCCCGAGGTTCGATCGATCGCCGAATTCCAGGCGGCTCGCTTTCGCAGCCAGTGCCGGGTGTTCGCGCCGGTGTACCGTCAGATTCCGCTGGTCTCGGTGGTCGGGCAGATGGCCGGGGCGCACCTCGCCGACCTGGCATATCGCGACGTGCTGGGAGCCTGGCGCGACTACCTGGCCCACGACAACCACGGTCGTGGCGTCATCCTGATCGGCCACTCGCAAGGAAGTCTCATGTTGCGCAAGCTCATGCGCGAGAACATCGACAACGACCCGTCGGTACGCAAGCTGCTGGTGGGGGCCTTTCTGATGGGCGGCAACGTCACGACCACCAAGGGGCAGACGACCGGCGCCGACTTCCGAACCATCCCGACGTGCAGCCGACGGGGACAGAGTGGTTGTGTGGTCGCGTACTCGACGACGATGACGCGGCCGCCGGCCGGCCTCAGTCTCTTCGGAAACTCTGATCTCGATGCCCTGAGCATCGGTTGGGGACTCCCACACGGGCCACGTGACGAAGTCGCCTGCACCGATCCGGCGATCCTGAGCGGTGACCGATCGCCGGTCGGGATCACCGTGCCGTCGAAACCCTACGCGTTCGGTTTCATCTCGGTCCTGTTGGACTACACAGCGTTCCCGCAAGGCCTGCCCCGATCGCGATCGACCTGGACGACGAGCCGGGAGCGGACGGCGGGGCGCTGCGTGAATGCGAACGGACACCGGCTGTATCAATTCGGTGTGATCGACCGGGGTGGCCAGTTGGTCAACGAGCCGCCGCTGTTCAACGGTCATCTGGTCGACATCAACCTGGGTTATGACCGGCTCGTCTCGATCGCCGCTCAACAGGCGGCGAACTGGTCGGCGCGGCACTGA
- a CDS encoding pyridoxamine 5'-phosphate oxidase family protein has protein sequence MLHEAHVGVLSTVTDDGFPWSVPMLVARDGDRLLIHGSSGAGALRQVAAGARATFTAFVVDGLVVADTLFDHSMNYRSVVVRGTLERVDPADAARALDVISDAVLPGRSAEVRDHTRKELSATVILALPIIDGQWLAKARSGGPGSAGETAGWTGHIPMRVAYDEPVTETDGELPESVAGLYRQKMKRSQP, from the coding sequence GTGCTTCACGAAGCCCACGTCGGTGTGCTGTCCACCGTCACCGACGACGGGTTCCCCTGGTCGGTGCCGATGCTCGTGGCCCGCGACGGCGACCGGCTCCTGATCCACGGATCCTCGGGGGCGGGCGCGCTGCGGCAGGTGGCCGCGGGTGCGCGTGCGACCTTCACCGCCTTCGTCGTCGACGGCCTCGTCGTCGCCGACACTCTGTTCGACCATTCGATGAACTACCGGTCGGTGGTCGTCCGCGGCACGCTCGAGCGCGTCGACCCCGCCGATGCGGCACGTGCCCTCGACGTCATCTCCGACGCGGTGCTACCCGGCCGCAGTGCGGAGGTCCGCGACCACACGCGAAAGGAGTTGTCGGCCACGGTGATCCTGGCACTGCCCATCATCGACGGGCAGTGGTTGGCCAAGGCGCGGTCGGGCGGACCGGGATCGGCGGGGGAGACGGCCGGCTGGACCGGGCACATCCCGATGCGGGTCGCCTACGACGAGCCGGTCACCGAGACCGACGGCGAGTTGCCGGAGTCGGTTGCGGGCCTCTACCGCCAGAAGATGAAGAGATCCCAGCCGTAG